The proteins below are encoded in one region of Metabacillus dongyingensis:
- a CDS encoding DUF456 domain-containing protein, which produces MAVEIIYWALIILMFIIAFAGLIYPIIPSVIFIVGGFLLYGAFFGFQEYGYQFWLIEGVFVAVLFAADYVSNLMGIKRVGGSKAAIWGSTIGLLIGPFLIPVAGIIIGPFIGAVIAELLVHKKDMKESVKIGLGSLIGFISGVFAKTIIQLIMIGYFLFVVL; this is translated from the coding sequence ATGGCAGTGGAGATTATTTACTGGGCACTGATTATTTTAATGTTTATCATTGCATTTGCCGGATTGATCTATCCAATTATACCCAGCGTCATTTTTATAGTTGGAGGATTTCTTCTCTATGGTGCATTTTTTGGCTTTCAGGAATACGGATACCAATTCTGGTTGATTGAAGGCGTGTTTGTTGCGGTTTTATTTGCGGCGGACTATGTGTCAAACTTAATGGGGATCAAACGAGTCGGCGGCAGCAAGGCTGCTATCTGGGGAAGTACAATAGGCTTATTGATAGGTCCGTTTCTTATTCCGGTTGCAGGAATTATTATTGGACCATTCATTGGTGCAGTTATTGCAGAGCTTCTTGTTCATAAAAAGGATATGAAAGAATCAGTTAAAATAGGTCTTGGATCACTGATCGGATTTATATCCGGTGTGTTTGCAAAAACAATCATTCAGCTGATTATGATTGGTTATTTTTTATTCGTGGTTCTATAA
- the pstA gene encoding phosphate ABC transporter permease PstA has product MNYINKDTVAKKMRSRLAVNGIYKGIFLLATSFALIVLAILLYRIFTQGFSYLTPEFFQNFASRRPNASGIKAALAGSLWVMAVVIPTGLILGVGTALYMEEYAKKNKFTNFLQINIANLAGVPSIVFGLLGLTVFVRFFDLGRSILAGGFTMALLVLPVIVVASQEAIRAVPKEMREASYGMGATKWQTIRQVVLPAAIPGILTGSILAFSRAIGETAPLLVVGAFAFVNYLPESFMSTFTAIPIQIFNWASRPQADFQNVAAAGIIVLFIFLIVMNSIAVLIRNKFQKRY; this is encoded by the coding sequence ATGAACTACATCAATAAAGATACAGTCGCAAAGAAAATGAGGAGCAGATTGGCCGTTAATGGTATCTATAAAGGTATTTTCCTATTAGCGACAAGCTTTGCTCTAATTGTACTGGCGATTCTTTTATATCGGATATTCACTCAAGGATTTAGTTATTTAACTCCGGAATTCTTTCAAAACTTTGCTTCTAGAAGACCTAATGCATCTGGAATAAAAGCTGCATTAGCAGGGTCGTTATGGGTGATGGCTGTCGTCATTCCAACTGGATTAATATTGGGAGTAGGGACGGCACTATATATGGAAGAGTATGCAAAGAAAAATAAATTTACAAATTTCCTTCAAATTAACATTGCCAACCTTGCTGGTGTGCCTTCCATTGTTTTCGGATTATTGGGCCTAACGGTTTTTGTGCGTTTCTTTGACCTCGGAAGAAGCATTCTCGCAGGTGGATTCACCATGGCTCTGCTTGTTCTTCCAGTTATTGTTGTTGCATCACAAGAAGCCATCCGTGCTGTTCCAAAAGAGATGCGCGAAGCATCTTATGGAATGGGGGCTACTAAGTGGCAGACCATCCGTCAAGTTGTTTTGCCGGCTGCTATACCAGGTATATTAACAGGGAGTATTCTTGCTTTCTCAAGAGCAATTGGCGAAACTGCACCTCTGCTTGTGGTTGGGGCATTTGCATTTGTAAATTACCTTCCGGAAAGTTTCATGAGCACATTTACAGCCATACCAATTCAAATATTTAACTGGGCTTCAAGGCCTCAGGCTGACTTTCAGAATGTTGCTGCTGCAGGAATTATCGTATTGTTTATTTTCTTGATCGTTATGAACTCAATTGCCGTGTTAATACGCAACAAGTTCCAAAAACGCTACTAA
- the phoU gene encoding phosphate signaling complex protein PhoU, with the protein MVVREKFEYDLKLLRDKLNEIAQLTEQALTEAIQALETKNVEAALEIIENDERIDDLDEEINDLAILLIAKQQPVAIDLRRIIVAIKISNDIERMADFAVNIAKSTIRIGDEPLFKPIETIKKMHALAVEMLSLSVKAYNDEDVLLAKRVADMDDQVDDYYGQTIRELLEIMPERKELMQQITQLMFVCRYIERTADHATNISESVLYLVKGRRYDLNA; encoded by the coding sequence ATGGTGGTTAGAGAGAAATTTGAATACGATTTAAAATTACTGCGTGATAAATTAAATGAAATTGCACAACTCACTGAGCAGGCTTTAACAGAAGCTATCCAGGCCCTAGAAACAAAAAACGTAGAAGCAGCGCTCGAAATCATTGAAAACGATGAGCGCATTGATGATTTGGATGAGGAAATCAATGATTTGGCGATTCTTCTTATTGCAAAACAGCAGCCTGTTGCGATTGATTTAAGACGTATTATCGTTGCCATTAAAATTTCTAATGATATCGAAAGAATGGCTGACTTTGCTGTTAATATTGCTAAATCAACGATTCGAATCGGTGATGAACCTTTATTCAAACCTATTGAAACAATAAAAAAAATGCATGCGCTTGCTGTAGAAATGCTTTCTCTTTCTGTTAAGGCATACAACGATGAAGATGTCCTATTAGCTAAGAGAGTTGCTGATATGGACGATCAAGTAGATGATTATTATGGACAAACAATCAGAGAGCTTCTCGAAATCATGCCTGAGCGCAAAGAGCTTATGCAGCAGATTACTCAATTAATGTTTGTCTGCAGATATATTGAGCGTACGGCAGATCATGCAACCAATATTTCTGAAAGTGTATTATATCTAGTTAAAGGCAGAAGATATGATTTAAATGCATAA
- a CDS encoding DUF4912 domain-containing protein: protein MINQPSMDQINHLHGDAMTLIMKNPSVLYLQWNVGFKTEIALSILCREPFSSLKKTLRLYQKKNGTLFYKDFDITDEQTYLFIKGIGAAASYYTELILQTSENVKLTVLKSNELKMTDTDGRDADWTAYKEESESWEKQFSAYTVYDK, encoded by the coding sequence TTGATAAATCAGCCCTCAATGGATCAAATAAACCATCTGCATGGAGATGCAATGACTCTTATAATGAAAAATCCATCTGTTTTGTATTTACAGTGGAATGTAGGGTTTAAAACTGAAATTGCCCTCTCCATTTTATGCAGGGAGCCTTTTTCTTCTCTAAAAAAAACGTTAAGACTTTATCAAAAAAAGAATGGCACTCTTTTCTATAAAGATTTTGATATCACAGATGAACAAACTTATCTTTTTATTAAAGGCATAGGAGCAGCTGCCAGCTACTATACTGAATTAATTTTGCAAACATCTGAAAATGTTAAACTGACTGTTCTGAAGTCAAATGAATTGAAAATGACGGATACTGATGGCAGAGATGCTGACTGGACAGCCTATAAAGAGGAATCTGAATCCTGGGAAAAGCAATTCTCAGCTTATACGGTATATGACAAATAG
- a CDS encoding PstS family phosphate ABC transporter substrate-binding protein yields MKSFKFLAMTIMISSLLAFAAACGNGESSEGNGSETGSSEEAAQLEGEVGIDGSSTVAPIGEAVSEEFAMENKDVKAPIGVSGTGGGFEKFVAGETDISQASRPIKDEEAKAAKDAGIEYTELQVAFDGLSVVVNKENDFIKELTVEDLKKIWVEDGKEKMWSDINPEWPKEKITLFSPGTDSGTYDYFDEVILNEEPVAKAATLSEDDNVLVKGVQSNKNAMGYFGYAYYLENKDTLKVVPIVNEEGKAVEPTNESVESGEYNPLSRPLYIYVNNASMKEKPQVAGFVKFYLENAGALAEEVGYVSLPDEKYTEQLKTIEGLK; encoded by the coding sequence ATGAAAAGCTTCAAATTTTTAGCCATGACAATTATGATTTCATCATTGCTTGCATTCGCAGCAGCTTGTGGAAATGGTGAAAGTTCAGAAGGCAACGGTTCAGAAACTGGATCTTCTGAAGAAGCAGCTCAATTAGAAGGTGAAGTTGGAATTGACGGCTCATCAACTGTTGCTCCTATCGGTGAAGCAGTATCTGAAGAATTCGCTATGGAAAATAAAGATGTTAAAGCTCCAATCGGCGTATCAGGAACTGGCGGCGGCTTTGAAAAATTCGTAGCTGGTGAAACAGATATTTCTCAAGCATCACGTCCGATTAAAGATGAAGAAGCTAAAGCAGCGAAAGACGCTGGAATTGAATATACAGAATTACAAGTTGCATTTGACGGTTTATCAGTAGTAGTTAATAAAGAAAATGATTTCATTAAAGAATTAACTGTAGAAGACTTGAAAAAGATCTGGGTTGAAGACGGCAAAGAAAAAATGTGGTCTGACATTAACCCTGAATGGCCTAAAGAAAAAATTACATTATTCTCACCTGGTACAGATTCTGGGACATATGATTACTTCGATGAAGTAATTCTTAACGAAGAGCCTGTTGCCAAAGCAGCTACTCTTTCTGAAGATGACAATGTTTTAGTTAAAGGTGTACAAAGCAATAAAAATGCAATGGGTTACTTTGGTTATGCTTACTACCTAGAAAATAAAGATACATTGAAAGTAGTTCCTATCGTGAACGAAGAAGGCAAAGCTGTTGAACCAACAAACGAATCAGTTGAGTCTGGCGAGTACAACCCGCTTTCACGCCCGCTTTACATCTATGTAAATAACGCATCTATGAAAGAAAAGCCACAAGTTGCCGGGTTTGTTAAATTCTACTTGGAAAACGCTGGCGCATTAGCTGAGGAAGTTGGCTATGTAAGCCTTCCAGATGAAAAGTATACAGAACAGCTTAAAACAATCGAAGGTTTAAAATAA
- a CDS encoding MFS transporter, translating to MSKLQKLFGDVEVNKELILLLIIGGLYSLGIALSNAFVNVYLWKQSGSFLDLGIYNLSIAIMQPVTFVIAGRWAKKIDRVIVFRLGVAFLAVFYLSVLLIGNDAADNIILLGGLLGIGSGFYWLSFNVLTFEITEPETRDFFNGFLGIMSSSAGMIGPIVAGFVISRFAGDIGYKSIFSISLGLFFCAVILSLFLKRRHAHGRYLLLEVLKERKRNVNWRMITNAHFFQGIREGTFIFVIGVLVFITTGSEFALGKYGLINSAVAFVFYYLATRLITKKMRKKSILIGGILLYASIFLLLFDLTYPKLIMYAISIAIAYPMLLVPYISLTYDVIGRSWNAAEARIEYIVVREIFLNLGRISSILLFILAVTLFDEKQSIPILLAVIGSGHSFIYFFIRKVTLLESNEPINDNGQKNMPEPNLVDGESS from the coding sequence ATGTCAAAGTTGCAAAAATTATTTGGAGATGTAGAAGTCAATAAGGAACTAATCCTTTTGCTGATTATTGGAGGATTATATTCTTTGGGAATCGCCCTTTCTAACGCTTTTGTCAATGTATATCTTTGGAAACAGTCAGGCAGTTTTCTGGATTTGGGTATTTATAATTTGTCCATTGCAATTATGCAGCCAGTCACGTTTGTTATTGCAGGAAGATGGGCAAAAAAAATTGATCGTGTAATAGTTTTCAGGCTTGGTGTTGCTTTTTTAGCTGTATTTTATTTATCGGTCCTTTTAATAGGGAATGATGCAGCGGATAATATCATCTTGCTTGGAGGGCTGCTTGGGATTGGATCGGGGTTTTACTGGCTGTCTTTTAATGTGCTTACATTTGAAATTACAGAACCTGAGACAAGAGATTTTTTTAACGGATTTTTAGGAATCATGTCATCCTCTGCTGGAATGATCGGTCCTATTGTCGCAGGTTTTGTGATCTCAAGATTTGCAGGTGATATTGGGTATAAGTCAATCTTTTCTATTTCACTCGGATTATTTTTTTGTGCCGTTATATTAAGCCTTTTTTTAAAGAGAAGACATGCACACGGCAGGTATTTGCTGCTTGAAGTATTGAAGGAAAGAAAACGGAATGTCAATTGGAGAATGATTACAAACGCCCACTTTTTTCAGGGTATTAGGGAAGGAACATTCATTTTCGTCATTGGCGTCCTTGTATTTATTACTACCGGAAGCGAGTTTGCTCTTGGTAAATATGGCCTGATTAACTCTGCTGTAGCCTTTGTTTTTTACTATTTGGCAACACGGCTGATTACAAAGAAAATGAGAAAAAAATCTATTTTAATCGGGGGAATATTATTATACGCTTCCATCTTTTTGCTTTTGTTTGACCTTACATATCCAAAGCTGATTATGTATGCTATTTCAATTGCGATTGCATATCCCATGCTGCTGGTTCCTTATATCTCCCTGACTTACGATGTGATTGGACGGTCGTGGAATGCAGCTGAAGCGAGAATTGAATATATCGTCGTAAGAGAAATATTTTTAAACTTGGGCAGAATCTCATCCATTCTTTTATTCATTCTTGCCGTCACTCTCTTTGATGAAAAGCAGAGTATTCCCATTCTGCTTGCGGTTATTGGCTCTGGACACAGCTTTATTTATTTCTTTATCCGAAAAGTGACTTTATTGGAATCTAATGAGCCCATAAATGATAACGGTCAAAAAAATATGCCCGAACCGAATCTTGTAGATGGAGAAAGCAGTTAG
- the pstC gene encoding phosphate ABC transporter permease subunit PstC — protein sequence MATETSRSVSELIREKKEKKSWIRYTEKMVPAFLLLTAIISILTTVGIVFTLIVETFTFFSQVPIIDFITQKDWYPFFASDPSYGIIALISGTLLVAVIAMVVALPIGLASAIYLSEYASDRVRRIIKPILEVLAGIPTIVYGFFALTFVTPLLQSMMPDLGFFNALSPGIVVGIMIIPMIASLSEDAMTSVPKSMREGALALGSTKFEVAIKVVLPAAVSGVVASFVLAISRAIGETMIVTLAGGATPKLTFDPTESIQTMTAYIVQVSSGDAGYGTTIYYSIYAVGMTLFLFTLLMNLLAQFISRRFREEY from the coding sequence ATGGCAACTGAAACTAGCCGCTCTGTCAGTGAACTGATCAGAGAAAAAAAAGAGAAAAAATCTTGGATAAGATATACAGAGAAAATGGTTCCTGCTTTTTTACTGCTGACAGCCATTATATCCATCCTTACTACGGTAGGAATCGTTTTTACACTGATCGTTGAAACATTTACCTTTTTTAGCCAGGTTCCGATTATTGACTTTATTACACAAAAAGATTGGTACCCATTCTTTGCAAGCGATCCGTCATATGGAATTATTGCTTTAATTTCAGGAACCCTTCTTGTAGCTGTAATAGCTATGGTAGTGGCTTTACCGATAGGATTAGCTTCTGCTATATATTTGAGTGAATATGCTTCAGATCGAGTAAGAAGAATTATTAAACCGATATTAGAAGTATTAGCTGGTATTCCGACGATTGTGTATGGCTTCTTCGCTCTTACATTTGTGACGCCATTGCTGCAGTCAATGATGCCAGACTTAGGTTTTTTCAATGCGCTTAGTCCGGGTATTGTTGTAGGAATCATGATTATTCCAATGATTGCATCTCTTTCTGAAGATGCAATGACTTCTGTCCCTAAATCAATGCGGGAAGGTGCCTTAGCACTGGGTTCTACTAAATTTGAGGTAGCGATAAAAGTTGTTCTTCCAGCTGCTGTATCAGGTGTTGTCGCATCATTTGTATTAGCTATTTCAAGAGCAATCGGTGAAACAATGATTGTTACTCTTGCAGGCGGAGCTACACCTAAGCTGACATTTGATCCGACAGAATCCATTCAGACGATGACTGCTTATATTGTTCAAGTAAGTTCAGGGGATGCAGGTTATGGCACAACTATCTACTATAGTATATACGCTGTCGGAATGACGCTGTTCCTCTTTACATTGCTGATGAATTTACTGGCGCAGTTCATTTCTCGCCGCTTTAGGGAGGAATATTAA
- the sodA gene encoding superoxide dismutase SodA — MAYELPQLPYAYDALEPHIDKETMNIHHTKHHNTYITNVNAALEGQDDLLSKSVEELVSNLDAVPEAARTAVRNNGGGHANHSLFWTILSPNGGGAPSGELADKINSKFGSFETFKEEFAKAGATRFGSGWAWLVVNNGELEVTSTPNQDSPLMEGKTPILGLDVWEHAYYLNYQNRRPDYISSFWNVVNWEEVTRRYEEAK; from the coding sequence ATGGCTTACGAACTACCGCAATTGCCTTATGCTTACGATGCATTAGAACCTCATATTGATAAGGAAACAATGAACATTCATCACACGAAACATCATAACACGTATATCACAAACGTAAACGCAGCATTAGAAGGCCAGGATGATCTTCTCAGCAAAAGCGTTGAAGAACTGGTATCAAACTTGGATGCAGTTCCTGAAGCAGCACGTACGGCAGTCCGCAACAATGGCGGCGGACATGCAAACCACAGCCTTTTCTGGACAATTCTTTCCCCAAATGGAGGAGGAGCTCCGTCTGGTGAGCTTGCCGATAAAATCAACAGCAAATTTGGAAGCTTTGAAACATTCAAAGAAGAATTTGCAAAAGCAGGAGCAACTCGCTTTGGATCTGGCTGGGCTTGGCTGGTTGTCAATAACGGCGAATTAGAAGTAACAAGCACTCCTAATCAGGATTCTCCTTTAATGGAAGGCAAAACGCCTATTCTTGGACTTGACGTTTGGGAGCATGCATACTACCTGAATTACCAAAACCGCCGACCTGATTACATTTCTTCATTCTGGAATGTAGTCAATTGGGAAGAAGTAACAAGACGCTACGAAGAAGCAAAGTAA
- a CDS encoding peptidoglycan D,D-transpeptidase FtsI family protein has translation MSKKKKRTVPLRLNILFFLVFLVFSGMILRLGIVQIVYGEDYRKEVERNEEVNISTSVPRGKIFDRNYNTIVDNKPINAITYTRSNTTSQEERLEVAARLAKIFDQDRTDSKEDQELLKQELEKITLRDKKDYWILTRPKEAEKKITKADRQKVLDGAMSDDDLYDLQLERITEKDLQEISIDELKILSIKREMDSGYALAPQIIKKDNISEQEFAYISEHLEDLPGVDITTDWERQYVFDKTLRTLIGSISSSEEGIPEDRLDYFTSRDYSRNDRVGKSYLEYQYEDILQGQKAKARNITDKSGNILETEIISEGKSGKDLIMTIDVQLQQEVEKIIEEELLAAKKKSGTALLDRAFVVMMDPRNGEMLSMAGKQIKKDENGKTVLEDYALGAMTSSYTMGSAVKGATVLSGFESGAIKPGTVQLDEPLYIKGSPPKKSYRTMGNIDDLEALQRSSNVYMFKTAIAMANGEYRRNKSLPLDTSAFSVLRNYYSQFGLGVKTGIDLPNEATGFKGQDLTPGLLLDLSIGQYDTYTPLQMAQYVSTIANGGYRMKPQLVKEIREPSPKDNLGSVIQSINPEILNRLDMKSEYIERVQEGFRRVTQEKNGTAYSYFSGADYFPAGKTGTAQAFYDGPNKDKFLSPTYNLTLVGYAPHNNPEVAFAVVVPWAYDSAKNSHPINNLIGRRVMDKYYELKSEQSKEGIQEGVGQPENARVIEEEENE, from the coding sequence ATGTCAAAGAAAAAGAAAAGAACAGTTCCGCTTCGCCTTAACATTTTGTTTTTCCTAGTTTTTTTAGTTTTTTCAGGAATGATATTAAGGCTTGGAATTGTTCAAATTGTATACGGAGAGGATTACCGCAAGGAAGTTGAACGGAATGAGGAAGTGAATATCAGCACTTCAGTTCCGAGAGGGAAAATCTTTGACCGAAACTACAATACAATTGTCGATAATAAACCTATTAATGCCATTACATACACCAGGTCAAATACTACTTCACAAGAAGAACGTTTAGAAGTTGCAGCAAGACTTGCAAAGATTTTTGACCAGGACAGAACGGACTCTAAAGAAGATCAGGAGCTACTAAAACAAGAGTTAGAAAAAATCACTCTCAGAGATAAAAAAGATTATTGGATTTTAACACGTCCAAAAGAAGCAGAAAAGAAAATTACAAAAGCGGATAGACAAAAAGTGCTTGATGGAGCCATGAGCGATGATGACCTCTACGATCTTCAGCTCGAGCGGATAACAGAAAAAGATTTACAGGAGATATCGATCGATGAATTAAAAATACTTTCGATAAAAAGAGAAATGGACAGCGGGTATGCATTAGCGCCGCAAATTATTAAAAAAGACAATATTTCAGAACAGGAATTTGCCTATATAAGCGAGCATCTGGAAGATTTACCAGGAGTGGATATTACAACGGACTGGGAACGCCAATACGTTTTTGACAAAACTTTAAGAACGCTGATTGGGAGCATCTCCTCTTCAGAAGAAGGCATTCCAGAGGATCGTTTGGATTATTTTACATCCCGTGATTACAGCAGAAATGACCGGGTGGGGAAAAGCTACTTAGAATATCAATATGAAGATATTCTTCAAGGACAAAAAGCAAAAGCCCGTAATATTACTGATAAGTCCGGCAATATTCTTGAAACAGAGATTATATCTGAAGGAAAAAGCGGCAAGGACCTGATCATGACAATCGATGTACAGCTTCAGCAGGAGGTTGAGAAGATTATTGAGGAAGAACTGCTTGCTGCTAAGAAAAAATCAGGTACAGCTTTACTTGACCGCGCATTTGTCGTAATGATGGATCCCAGGAATGGCGAAATGCTGTCAATGGCTGGAAAGCAAATTAAAAAAGATGAAAACGGAAAAACGGTTCTTGAAGATTATGCATTAGGAGCAATGACCAGCTCATATACAATGGGATCTGCAGTTAAAGGAGCTACAGTACTTTCCGGCTTTGAGTCCGGTGCCATTAAACCCGGAACTGTCCAGCTTGATGAACCTTTATATATTAAAGGATCTCCTCCCAAAAAATCGTATCGCACTATGGGGAATATTGATGATCTTGAAGCTCTGCAGCGATCATCCAATGTGTATATGTTTAAAACTGCGATAGCAATGGCAAACGGGGAATACAGAAGAAACAAATCATTGCCCCTTGATACGTCTGCTTTCTCGGTGCTCCGTAATTATTATAGTCAGTTCGGATTAGGGGTAAAAACGGGTATAGACCTTCCTAATGAAGCAACCGGCTTTAAAGGCCAGGACCTGACGCCTGGATTATTGCTTGATTTGTCCATTGGACAATATGATACGTATACGCCGCTGCAAATGGCACAATACGTTTCAACAATAGCAAATGGCGGATACCGCATGAAACCTCAGCTTGTAAAAGAGATCAGGGAGCCGTCGCCTAAAGATAATCTTGGTTCTGTCATTCAATCAATAAACCCTGAAATTTTAAACCGGCTTGATATGAAGAGTGAGTACATTGAGAGGGTACAGGAAGGGTTCAGGCGTGTAACGCAGGAGAAAAATGGCACAGCCTACAGTTATTTTTCAGGGGCAGATTATTTTCCTGCAGGAAAAACAGGGACGGCACAGGCTTTTTATGATGGGCCCAATAAAGACAAATTTCTGTCTCCTACCTACAACTTAACACTTGTAGGATATGCCCCCCACAATAATCCGGAGGTTGCATTTGCTGTAGTAGTGCCATGGGCTTATGATTCAGCCAAAAATTCACATCCTATTAATAATCTGATCGGAAGAAGGGTTATGGATAAATACTATGAGCTGAAAAGCGAACAAAGCAAAGAAGGCATTCAGGAAGGTGTAGGACAGCCGGAGAATGCAAGGGTGATTGAAGAAGAAGAAAATGAATAG
- the pstB gene encoding phosphate ABC transporter ATP-binding protein PstB, whose amino-acid sequence MEMTKNVVKEREENEEFETNAKKDKSIVYKTDNLNLWYGNDQALKNIDLDIYENEVTAIIGPSGCGKSTYIKTLNRMVELIPTVRTSGKIIYRGKNIFDKGYGVEDLRTRVGMVFQKPNPFPKSIYDNVAYGPRIHGIRDKKTLDAIVEKSLKGAAIWDEVKDRLKENAFGLSGGQQQRLCIARCLAIEPDVILMDEPTSALDPISTLKVEELVQELKKQYSIVIVTHNMQQAARISDRTAFFLNGEVVEYSETDRLFSNPSDKRTEDYITGRFG is encoded by the coding sequence ATGGAAATGACAAAAAATGTTGTGAAAGAGCGAGAGGAAAACGAAGAATTTGAAACGAATGCAAAAAAAGATAAAAGCATCGTTTACAAAACAGATAATCTCAACCTTTGGTACGGAAACGATCAGGCATTAAAAAATATTGATCTGGATATCTATGAAAATGAAGTTACGGCGATTATAGGACCGTCTGGCTGCGGGAAGTCTACTTACATTAAAACGTTAAATCGCATGGTAGAGCTGATTCCTACGGTCCGTACATCTGGAAAAATCATTTACCGGGGCAAAAATATCTTTGATAAAGGCTATGGAGTGGAAGATTTGCGCACAAGAGTCGGCATGGTGTTCCAAAAACCAAATCCTTTTCCAAAATCCATTTATGACAATGTTGCATACGGTCCAAGAATCCATGGGATCCGCGATAAAAAGACTCTTGATGCAATCGTTGAAAAGAGTTTAAAAGGAGCTGCCATCTGGGACGAAGTAAAAGATCGCCTTAAAGAAAATGCTTTCGGTTTATCAGGCGGTCAGCAGCAGCGTCTATGCATCGCCCGCTGTCTTGCGATTGAGCCGGATGTTATTTTAATGGATGAACCTACATCTGCTCTTGATCCAATTTCAACATTAAAAGTAGAAGAGCTGGTTCAGGAATTGAAAAAACAGTACAGCATCGTGATCGTTACTCACAATATGCAGCAGGCTGCACGTATTTCTGATCGGACAGCGTTCTTCTTAAATGGTGAAGTTGTTGAGTATTCAGAAACAGACCGTTTATTCTCGAATCCTTCAGATAAACGAACAGAAGACTATATTACTGGACGTTTCGGATAA